One segment of Acidovorax sp. DW039 DNA contains the following:
- a CDS encoding thiol:disulfide interchange protein DsbA/DsbL — protein MKRREFSMSAATAVAASAVTLPLALPAQAQVRQFKEGKDYQKLSKPVATDVPAGKIEVIEFFWYSCPHCNAFEPTLESWIKAAPKDLVIRRVPVAFNASFVPQQKLYYALEGMGKLPDLHAKVFRAIHVEKQKLAKDDEIFEWIGKQGVDVAKFKEVYNSFNAGNQARRAAQLQNDFGVEGVPSMGVAGRYYTDGTMAGNMQTVLQVVEYLVSTVRKG, from the coding sequence ATGAAACGTCGCGAGTTTTCAATGTCCGCCGCCACTGCTGTGGCCGCATCCGCGGTCACGTTGCCTCTGGCGCTGCCTGCACAAGCCCAGGTGCGCCAGTTCAAGGAAGGCAAGGACTACCAAAAGCTTTCCAAGCCCGTCGCGACCGATGTGCCAGCAGGCAAGATCGAAGTGATCGAGTTCTTCTGGTACAGCTGCCCTCACTGCAATGCGTTTGAGCCGACCTTGGAGAGCTGGATCAAGGCTGCCCCCAAGGATCTGGTGATTCGCCGGGTGCCTGTGGCCTTCAATGCCAGCTTCGTGCCCCAGCAAAAGCTTTATTACGCCCTAGAAGGTATGGGCAAGTTGCCCGACCTGCATGCCAAGGTGTTCCGCGCCATCCATGTCGAGAAGCAGAAGCTGGCCAAGGACGACGAAATTTTTGAGTGGATCGGCAAGCAAGGCGTGGATGTGGCGAAGTTCAAGGAGGTGTACAACTCCTTCAACGCCGGCAACCAAGCCCGGCGTGCCGCGCAGTTGCAAAACGATTTTGGTGTGGAAGGCGTGCCCTCCATGGGTGTTGCTGGCCGCTATTACACCGACGGTACTATGGCGGGCAACATGCAGACCGTGCTGCAGGTGGTGGAGTACTTGGTGAGCACCGTTCGCAAGGGTTAA
- a CDS encoding SPOR domain-containing protein: MKNHQRGGTILGFILGVIVGLGAALAVAVYVTKVPVPFLNKGGARGADQDAAEAQKNKDWDPNSPLRGKSAKPPVAAASAASAPTQSGAVVQPSTPATAAATPADPKAAAASAPKVAASKPETGKPSASADPLGDLAKAKAAESGSADPYDYFVQAGAFRTQADADAQRAKLAMMGWEARVSEREQNGRPVFRVRVGPFAKRDDAAALKDKLDDTGVESALVRVQR, encoded by the coding sequence ATGAAGAACCATCAGCGGGGCGGAACCATCCTGGGCTTTATTTTGGGGGTCATCGTGGGCCTGGGCGCGGCGCTGGCTGTGGCGGTCTACGTCACCAAGGTGCCCGTGCCTTTCCTGAACAAGGGCGGGGCACGAGGGGCAGACCAGGATGCCGCGGAAGCCCAGAAGAACAAAGACTGGGACCCTAACTCCCCGCTGCGGGGCAAGTCTGCCAAGCCGCCTGTTGCGGCTGCCTCGGCAGCGTCGGCACCAACCCAGTCCGGTGCGGTCGTTCAGCCTTCTACGCCTGCCACTGCGGCAGCAACGCCTGCGGACCCCAAGGCCGCTGCTGCTTCTGCCCCCAAGGTGGCGGCCAGCAAACCGGAAACTGGCAAGCCTTCGGCCAGTGCTGATCCTCTGGGGGATCTGGCCAAGGCGAAGGCGGCAGAGTCGGGCAGTGCTGACCCGTATGACTATTTTGTGCAGGCAGGTGCCTTCAGGACTCAGGCCGATGCGGACGCCCAGCGCGCCAAGCTGGCCATGATGGGCTGGGAGGCGCGCGTGAGTGAGCGCGAACAAAACGGTCGCCCCGTCTTCCGCGTGCGCGTGGGCCCGTTTGCCAAGCGTGATGATGCTGCAGCGCTGAAAGACAAGCTGGATGACACCGGCGTGGAGTCGGCGCTCGTGCGTGTCCAGCGCTGA
- the argS gene encoding arginine--tRNA ligase codes for MLSVKNELLATLATALDALSPGAGAKAAFESPKVAAHGDFACTAAMQLAKPLKLNPRALGEQLKATLEATPAYQRWVEAIEIAGPGFLNIRLKPAAKQEVVREVLGAGERFGFQPSNGQRVLVEFVSANPTGPLHVGHGRQAALGDAICNLFATQGWNVHREFYYNDAGVQIDTLTKSTQLRAKGFKPGDDCWPTDSDNPLAKNFYNGDYIADIAEAFKAKATVKADDREFTANGDVEDYDNIRQFAVAYLRNEQDKDLQAFNLHFDQYYLESSLYTSGRVEATVNKLVANGKTYEQDGALWLKSTDYGDDKDRVMRKQDGTYTYFVPDVAYHIAKWERGFTKVVNIQGTDHHGTIARVRAGLQAADVGIPQGYPDYVLHTMVRVVRGGEEVKISKRAGSYVTLRDLIEWTSKDAVRFFLLSRKPDTEYTFDVDLAVAQNNDNPVYYVQYAHARIQSVLRAWQEAGGSDVASLKDVDLSALEGPQAQALMLQLAKYPEMLTAATLGEAPHDVTFYLRDLASAYHSYYDAERILVDDEVVKKARLALVAATAQVLHNGLAVLGVSAPARM; via the coding sequence ATGCTCTCTGTCAAAAACGAACTCCTGGCTACCCTTGCTACCGCGCTGGATGCCCTGTCTCCTGGCGCTGGCGCAAAGGCCGCTTTTGAATCCCCCAAGGTGGCCGCTCATGGCGATTTCGCCTGTACGGCTGCCATGCAATTGGCCAAGCCTCTCAAGCTCAACCCTCGTGCTCTCGGCGAGCAACTCAAGGCCACGCTGGAGGCCACACCAGCCTACCAGCGCTGGGTTGAGGCCATTGAAATCGCCGGTCCTGGCTTTCTGAACATTCGTCTGAAGCCCGCTGCCAAGCAGGAAGTGGTGCGCGAGGTGCTGGGGGCGGGTGAGCGCTTTGGCTTTCAGCCCAGCAACGGTCAGCGTGTGCTCGTGGAGTTTGTCTCTGCCAACCCCACCGGCCCCTTGCATGTGGGCCATGGCCGCCAAGCGGCGCTGGGTGACGCCATCTGCAACCTGTTCGCAACGCAGGGCTGGAACGTACACCGCGAGTTCTATTACAACGATGCCGGTGTGCAGATCGATACGCTCACAAAAAGCACGCAGCTGCGCGCCAAGGGCTTCAAGCCCGGTGACGACTGCTGGCCCACCGACAGCGACAACCCGCTGGCCAAGAACTTCTACAACGGCGACTACATCGCCGACATTGCCGAAGCCTTCAAGGCCAAGGCTACCGTGAAGGCCGATGACCGCGAGTTCACGGCCAATGGCGATGTGGAGGACTACGACAACATCCGCCAGTTTGCCGTGGCCTACCTGCGCAACGAGCAAGACAAGGATTTGCAGGCCTTCAATCTCCACTTTGACCAGTACTACCTCGAGTCCAGCCTCTACACCAGCGGCCGCGTCGAAGCCACGGTGAACAAGCTCGTGGCCAACGGCAAGACGTACGAGCAGGATGGCGCGCTGTGGCTCAAGAGCACGGACTATGGAGACGACAAGGACCGCGTCATGCGCAAGCAGGACGGTACGTACACCTACTTCGTGCCCGATGTGGCTTACCACATCGCCAAGTGGGAGCGCGGCTTCACCAAGGTCGTCAACATCCAGGGCACAGACCACCACGGCACCATCGCCCGCGTGCGCGCCGGCCTGCAGGCGGCCGATGTCGGTATTCCGCAGGGCTACCCCGACTACGTGCTGCACACCATGGTGCGCGTGGTGCGCGGCGGCGAAGAGGTCAAGATCAGCAAGCGCGCAGGCAGCTACGTCACGCTGCGTGACCTGATCGAGTGGACGAGCAAGGACGCCGTGCGCTTCTTCCTGCTCAGCCGCAAGCCTGACACCGAATACACCTTCGATGTGGATCTGGCGGTCGCCCAGAACAACGACAACCCGGTGTACTACGTGCAGTACGCCCATGCGCGCATCCAGTCAGTGCTGCGTGCCTGGCAAGAGGCGGGTGGGAGTGATGTGGCTTCGCTCAAGGATGTTGACCTGTCGGCGCTGGAAGGCCCTCAGGCCCAGGCGCTCATGCTGCAACTGGCCAAGTACCCCGAGATGCTGACGGCCGCCACGCTGGGCGAGGCTCCGCATGACGTGACTTTCTACCTGCGTGACCTGGCCTCGGCCTATCACAGCTACTACGATGCCGAGCGCATCCTGGTGGACGATGAAGTCGTGAAGAAGGCCCGTCTGGCCCTGGTCGCTGCCACCGCGCAGGTATTGCACAATGGCTTGGCGGTGCTGGGTGTGTCGGCCCCAGCCAGAATGTGA
- a CDS encoding PsiF family protein, with protein sequence MKKLLSLTALSLALSISAAHAADAPAAAPAAAPAAKTAPAPAAAPATTTAAPAAAAPASAPAATPTKQQSKMATCNAEAGDKKGDERKAFMKSCLSNKPATQQDKMKTCNADAKTKALKGDERKAFMSECLKK encoded by the coding sequence ATGAAGAAGCTTCTCTCCCTGACAGCCTTGAGCCTGGCCCTTTCGATCAGCGCAGCCCATGCGGCCGACGCCCCGGCCGCTGCTCCGGCCGCAGCACCTGCAGCCAAGACTGCTCCAGCACCCGCCGCGGCTCCAGCAACCACCACAGCTGCACCTGCTGCAGCAGCACCTGCATCGGCCCCTGCCGCCACGCCAACCAAGCAGCAATCGAAGATGGCCACCTGCAACGCCGAAGCAGGCGACAAGAAGGGTGATGAGCGCAAGGCATTCATGAAGAGCTGCCTGAGCAACAAGCCTGCGACACAGCAAGACAAGATGAAAACCTGCAACGCTGATGCCAAGACCAAGGCCCTCAAGGGCGACGAACGCAAGGCCTTCATGAGCGAGTGCCTGAAGAAGTGA
- a CDS encoding DUF2214 family protein: MTLEAFLAAFHLLAILTLVVFLTSEAALCRSEWMNAAVVKRLARLDLIYGITAIVLLATGLARLYFGVKGVSWYVSQPLFHIKVTLFVLMGLISIKPTLTFRRWLKALNATGALPAEAEVCSTRRWVMVQSHILPVIAVIAVFWARGW; encoded by the coding sequence ATGACCCTCGAAGCCTTTCTCGCTGCTTTTCACTTGCTGGCCATCCTCACCCTGGTGGTCTTCCTGACCAGCGAAGCCGCGCTGTGTCGCTCAGAGTGGATGAATGCGGCGGTGGTGAAGCGTCTGGCCCGGCTGGACCTGATCTACGGCATCACGGCCATCGTGTTGCTGGCCACAGGACTGGCGCGCCTGTACTTTGGCGTCAAGGGCGTGTCTTGGTATGTGTCTCAGCCGCTCTTTCACATCAAGGTGACCCTGTTCGTGTTGATGGGGCTGATCTCCATCAAGCCCACGCTCACCTTCCGCCGCTGGCTCAAGGCCTTGAATGCCACAGGCGCGTTGCCTGCTGAGGCGGAGGTGTGCAGCACCCGCCGCTGGGTGATGGTGCAATCCCACATCCTGCCTGTGATTGCGGTGATCGCAGTCTTCTGGGCCCGCGGCTGGTAA
- a CDS encoding dicarboxylate/amino acid:cation symporter: MHIPSAPAAPAVRLPFYRQLYFQVVLAIVLGVLLGHFEPAYGEALKPLGDAFIKLVKMIIAPVIFLTIVTGIAGMSQLSAVGRVFGKAMAYFLFFSTLALVVGMVVANVVQPGAGMNINVADLDQTAVKGYVAKSHEMTLTGFVMDIIPKTLVSPFVGDNILQVLLVAVLFGVGLAMVGEPGRPVLNFLDALTTPVFKVVGIVMKAAPLGAFGAMAFTIGKFGLGSLVNLAWLVGSFYITSLLFVLVILGFVCRLCGFSVLKLCRYLKAELMLVLGTSSSESALPSLMEKMEKAGCSKSVVGLVVPTGYSFNLDGTNIYMTLAALFIAQATNTELTLGHQIALLLVAMLSSKGAAGVTGAGFITLAATLAVVPEVPVAGMALILGVDRFMSECRSLTNFIGNAVATVVVSRWENALDHQRLDAALNGRALPEPVVAAAPVADVAVPVGAATRTAA; the protein is encoded by the coding sequence ATGCACATCCCATCCGCTCCCGCAGCCCCCGCCGTGCGGCTGCCTTTTTATCGGCAACTGTACTTCCAGGTGGTGTTGGCCATCGTCCTGGGCGTGTTGCTGGGTCATTTTGAACCCGCTTACGGCGAAGCGCTCAAGCCACTGGGCGATGCCTTCATCAAGCTGGTCAAGATGATCATCGCCCCGGTGATCTTTCTGACGATTGTCACCGGCATTGCCGGTATGTCTCAGCTGAGCGCGGTGGGCCGCGTGTTCGGCAAGGCCATGGCGTATTTCCTGTTCTTCTCGACGCTGGCCCTGGTGGTGGGCATGGTGGTGGCCAACGTGGTCCAGCCCGGGGCAGGCATGAACATCAACGTGGCGGACCTGGACCAGACGGCCGTGAAGGGCTACGTGGCCAAGTCGCACGAGATGACGCTCACAGGCTTTGTGATGGACATCATCCCCAAGACGCTGGTCAGCCCCTTCGTCGGCGACAACATTCTGCAGGTGCTGCTGGTGGCGGTGCTGTTCGGTGTGGGCTTGGCCATGGTGGGCGAACCCGGCCGCCCCGTGCTGAACTTTCTGGATGCGCTCACCACTCCCGTATTCAAGGTGGTTGGCATCGTCATGAAGGCCGCTCCCCTGGGCGCTTTCGGTGCCATGGCGTTCACCATTGGCAAGTTCGGCCTGGGCTCCCTCGTCAACCTGGCCTGGCTGGTGGGCTCGTTCTACATCACCTCACTGCTGTTCGTGCTGGTCATCCTCGGCTTTGTGTGTCGGCTGTGTGGCTTCTCGGTGCTCAAGCTGTGCCGTTACCTCAAGGCCGAGCTGATGCTGGTGTTGGGCACTTCTTCGTCCGAGTCGGCCCTGCCTTCGCTGATGGAGAAGATGGAGAAGGCTGGTTGCAGCAAGTCGGTGGTGGGTTTGGTGGTGCCAACGGGCTATTCGTTCAATCTGGACGGCACCAACATCTACATGACGCTGGCCGCTTTGTTCATTGCGCAGGCCACCAATACCGAGCTGACGCTGGGGCACCAGATTGCACTGCTGCTGGTGGCCATGCTATCGTCCAAGGGCGCAGCGGGCGTGACCGGCGCTGGCTTCATCACCCTTGCGGCCACCCTGGCGGTGGTGCCTGAAGTGCCTGTGGCGGGTATGGCGCTGATTCTGGGCGTGGACCGTTTCATGAGCGAATGCCGCTCGCTCACCAACTTCATCGGCAATGCCGTGGCGACGGTGGTGGTGTCCCGCTGGGAGAATGCGCTGGATCATCAGCGCCTGGATGCCGCACTCAATGGGCGTGCGTTGCCCGAACCCGTCGTGGCTGCCGCACCCGTGGCCGATGTCGCCGTGCCTGTCGGCGCAGCCACTCGCACAGCGGCCTGA
- a CDS encoding PAS-domain containing protein, protein MPLFPYRRQLWTLLVLLAGTVACMLGAGQWAWQRSLHNESDNVQRQLALYGQTLAQRIDRYRTLPEVLALDAQLQDALLHPLSTAEVEALNLKLERANGASQSSTLTLLNRDGLAVAASNWRSANSNVGQDYSFRPYVQQALAQGRGSFYGIGVTTGEPGYFLSQAIRDDSGYTLGLVAIKIALQELEREWLQTPDIVLASDAHGVVFLASQDAWRYRLLEPLDDEERRELNATRQYAGQPLRPLDLRVDDHMDNGGRLVRVQALHGIPALPGRVLWQTQPLPGTPWQLHLVHDTHTSVTDSRWAAAAGAGGWLAVALLVMFVRQRQRLARLRQRSRQELETVLRQHAQELRTAQDGIVQAAQQAAQQTDTGLSRSLEHLPQGVVIIDADLNLVAWNSRYVQLFRYPAELMQVGRPIADLLRHNARRGLLGSGPVEEAIARRLAHLRSGTPHLHESAKDDGTVLEIRGNPLPEGGFVTSYADITSYKNAARELRSLADALEQRVADRTRDLEAARQEAERANRSKTRFVAAAVHDLLQPLNAARMFTSLLRSHLQGDAAQHAADSIEGALAAQDAILNSLLDISRMESGQLDVRIHDVALGPLLQVLGHNFGVLAESQGLKLSCVPTRAVVRTDENLLRRILQNFVSNAIRYSRRGRIVVGCRKVGASHLRIEVHDQGPGIPEALQREIFEEFRRLDEGRADDRGAGLGLAIVERLGRLLGHEIGLRSQLGRGSVFWVCVPLGSPAAIHPATPPATTQQPAEDAPLQGSSAWVIEDDGPTSAATQALLQRWGCAVPLAGGALEALEQAQPGQAPQLVLLDVHLGAGQHGPDVYAELCQRWGQSPAVILVTAERDATLRRQAAERGWGFLAKPVRAPALRALVSQTLLRLRPGSSS, encoded by the coding sequence ATGCCCCTGTTTCCCTATCGCCGCCAACTCTGGACCCTGCTCGTACTACTTGCAGGCACCGTGGCCTGCATGCTGGGTGCAGGCCAGTGGGCCTGGCAGCGGTCTTTGCACAACGAAAGTGACAACGTGCAGCGCCAGCTGGCCCTGTACGGGCAGACGCTGGCTCAGCGCATTGACCGCTACCGCACCCTGCCCGAAGTGCTGGCGCTGGACGCACAACTGCAAGACGCTCTGCTGCACCCCCTCAGCACGGCCGAGGTCGAAGCCCTCAACCTCAAGCTGGAGCGGGCCAATGGCGCGAGCCAGTCTTCCACCCTTACCCTGCTCAACCGCGATGGTCTGGCCGTGGCCGCCAGCAACTGGCGCTCGGCCAACAGCAACGTAGGGCAGGACTACAGCTTTCGCCCCTACGTGCAGCAGGCCCTGGCACAAGGGCGGGGAAGCTTCTACGGCATTGGAGTGACAACGGGGGAACCGGGGTACTTCCTGTCGCAGGCCATTCGTGACGACAGCGGCTACACCCTGGGACTGGTAGCCATCAAGATTGCCCTGCAGGAGCTGGAACGCGAGTGGCTGCAGACACCGGACATCGTGCTGGCGTCAGATGCGCACGGGGTGGTCTTCCTGGCCAGTCAGGACGCCTGGCGCTATCGCCTGCTGGAGCCGCTGGACGACGAGGAACGCCGTGAACTCAACGCCACACGGCAGTATGCAGGCCAACCCCTGCGCCCGCTGGACCTGCGGGTGGACGACCACATGGACAACGGCGGGCGACTGGTGCGCGTGCAAGCGTTGCATGGCATACCCGCCCTGCCCGGCCGGGTGTTATGGCAAACACAGCCTCTGCCCGGCACCCCCTGGCAGTTGCACCTGGTGCACGACACCCACACCAGCGTGACAGACAGCCGCTGGGCCGCCGCCGCCGGGGCAGGGGGCTGGCTGGCTGTGGCGCTGCTGGTGATGTTTGTCCGCCAGCGCCAGCGGCTGGCCCGGCTGCGCCAGCGCAGCCGCCAGGAGCTGGAAACCGTGCTGCGGCAGCACGCACAAGAGCTGCGTACCGCGCAGGACGGCATCGTGCAGGCCGCGCAGCAAGCAGCGCAGCAAACCGACACAGGCCTCTCCCGCAGCCTGGAGCACCTGCCGCAAGGCGTGGTCATCATCGATGCCGACCTGAATCTGGTGGCCTGGAATTCGCGCTATGTGCAGCTGTTTCGCTACCCCGCCGAGCTGATGCAGGTGGGCCGCCCCATTGCCGACCTGCTGCGCCACAACGCCCGCCGCGGGCTGCTGGGCTCAGGCCCTGTGGAAGAAGCCATTGCCCGCCGACTGGCCCACCTGCGCAGCGGCACACCCCACCTGCATGAAAGTGCCAAAGACGACGGCACCGTGCTGGAGATCCGCGGCAACCCGCTGCCCGAAGGCGGGTTTGTGACCAGCTATGCCGACATCACCAGCTACAAGAACGCCGCGCGCGAATTGCGATCGCTGGCCGATGCGCTGGAGCAGCGGGTGGCCGACCGCACACGCGACCTAGAGGCGGCCCGGCAGGAGGCCGAGCGCGCCAACCGATCCAAAACCCGCTTTGTGGCCGCCGCCGTGCACGACCTGCTGCAGCCGCTGAACGCCGCGCGCATGTTCACCTCGCTGCTGCGCAGCCACCTGCAGGGCGATGCTGCGCAGCATGCCGCAGACAGCATCGAAGGCGCACTGGCCGCACAGGACGCCATCCTCAACAGCCTGCTGGACATCTCGCGCATGGAGTCAGGCCAGCTCGATGTGCGCATCCACGACGTGGCCCTGGGCCCGCTGCTGCAGGTGCTGGGCCATAACTTTGGCGTGCTGGCCGAAAGCCAGGGCCTGAAGCTCAGTTGCGTGCCCACGCGCGCCGTGGTGCGCACGGACGAGAACCTGCTGCGCCGCATCCTGCAGAACTTTGTCTCCAACGCCATCCGCTACAGCCGACGCGGGCGCATCGTGGTGGGATGTCGCAAGGTGGGCGCAAGCCACCTGCGCATCGAAGTACACGACCAGGGCCCCGGCATCCCCGAGGCGCTGCAGCGCGAAATCTTCGAAGAATTCCGCCGCCTGGACGAGGGCCGCGCCGATGACCGAGGCGCGGGCCTGGGCTTGGCCATTGTCGAGCGCCTGGGCCGCCTGCTGGGGCACGAGATCGGTCTGCGCTCCCAACTTGGGCGCGGAAGCGTGTTCTGGGTGTGCGTGCCGCTGGGCAGCCCCGCAGCCATCCACCCTGCCACCCCACCCGCCACGACCCAGCAGCCCGCAGAGGATGCCCCCTTGCAAGGCAGCAGCGCCTGGGTGATTGAAGACGACGGCCCCACCTCCGCGGCCACCCAGGCCTTGCTGCAGCGCTGGGGCTGCGCCGTCCCCCTGGCAGGCGGCGCCTTGGAGGCCCTGGAACAGGCCCAACCCGGCCAAGCACCGCAGCTGGTGTTGCTGGACGTGCACCTCGGCGCGGGCCAGCACGGCCCAGATGTCTATGCCGAGCTATGCCAGCGCTGGGGCCAAAGCCCGGCGGTGATCCTCGTCACCGCTGAGCGCGACGCCACCTTGCGCCGCCAAGCGGCAGAGCGGGGCTGGGGCTTTCTAGCAAAACCGGTGAGGGCGCCCGCTTTGCGCGCACTGGTCAGCCAGACCTTGCTACGCCTTCGCCCAGGCTCGTCTTCCTGA
- a CDS encoding response regulator transcription factor produces the protein MSEPTLLVADDHPLFRAAVLHVLRERFPQFRTLEAASAATLGQALQEHPEVELVLLDLSMPGTRGFSALLHVRGEYPELPVVIISSNDHPRVIRRAQQFGAAGFIPKSAPAEAMGDAIQAVLDGDSCFPPIAAERSEADAELAARLAQLTPQQFRVLLCLADGLLNKQIAAELGLAENTVKVHVTAILKKLECYSRTQAAVLVKSLEAEDGLPAEATPTGRE, from the coding sequence ATGTCCGAGCCCACGCTCCTCGTCGCTGACGACCATCCCCTCTTTCGCGCTGCCGTGCTGCACGTGCTGCGCGAACGCTTTCCCCAGTTCCGCACGCTGGAGGCCGCCAGCGCCGCCACCTTGGGCCAGGCGCTGCAAGAGCACCCCGAGGTGGAGTTGGTGCTGCTGGACCTGAGCATGCCCGGCACGCGGGGCTTTTCGGCACTGCTGCATGTGCGCGGCGAATACCCTGAACTGCCCGTAGTCATCATCTCGTCCAACGACCACCCACGCGTTATTCGCCGGGCGCAGCAGTTTGGCGCAGCAGGGTTCATCCCCAAATCCGCCCCCGCCGAGGCGATGGGCGACGCCATCCAGGCCGTGCTGGATGGAGACAGCTGCTTTCCTCCCATCGCTGCCGAGCGCTCCGAGGCCGACGCCGAGCTGGCCGCCCGCCTGGCCCAGCTCACCCCCCAGCAGTTCCGCGTGCTGCTGTGCCTGGCCGACGGCCTGCTCAACAAGCAGATCGCCGCAGAGCTGGGGCTGGCCGAGAACACCGTGAAGGTTCACGTCACCGCGATTTTGAAAAAGCTGGAGTGCTACAGCCGCACGCAGGCGGCGGTGTTAGTCAAAAGCCTGGAGGCGGAGGATGGGCTGCCAGCTGAAGCGACGCCCACAGGTAGGGAGTAG
- a CDS encoding LysR family transcriptional regulator, with amino-acid sequence MDKLKAFESFVSVATRGSLTAAAKAEGVAPAIMGRRLDALEAHLGVKLLVRTTRRISLTHEGSAFLDDCQRVLADVANAEASVSEGGVKATGHLRITAPAGFGRRHVAPLVPRFRELHPDVTISLNLSDRVVDMAGEGYDCAVRVGDLPDSSLVSVRIADNRRLCVATPAYLQRHGTPRHPNDLAQFDCLMLSSEASQVRGWAFRIPLEDGGSEVAYLKPGGPLDCSDGQVLHDWCLSGYGIAWRSTWEVEAEIAAGRLVEVLGEFAAPPNGIYVVFPQRKHMPLRVRLWIEYLKQQYAQPAFWQGR; translated from the coding sequence ATGGACAAACTCAAGGCGTTTGAATCGTTCGTGTCAGTGGCCACGCGGGGGAGCCTCACGGCCGCGGCCAAAGCCGAAGGGGTGGCACCCGCCATCATGGGGCGGCGTCTTGATGCGCTGGAGGCCCACCTGGGCGTGAAGCTGCTGGTGCGTACCACCCGGCGCATCAGCCTCACCCACGAAGGCAGTGCCTTTTTGGACGACTGCCAGCGCGTGCTGGCCGATGTGGCCAATGCGGAAGCCAGTGTGTCCGAGGGCGGTGTGAAGGCCACCGGGCATCTGCGCATCACCGCCCCAGCGGGCTTTGGCCGCCGCCATGTGGCTCCGCTGGTGCCGCGTTTTCGTGAGCTGCATCCGGATGTGACCATCTCGCTGAACCTCAGCGACCGCGTGGTGGACATGGCTGGCGAAGGCTATGACTGCGCCGTGCGAGTGGGCGACCTGCCCGATTCTTCGCTGGTGAGCGTGCGCATTGCCGACAACCGCCGTCTGTGCGTGGCCACCCCCGCCTATTTGCAGCGCCACGGCACTCCGCGCCATCCCAACGATCTGGCGCAGTTCGATTGCCTGATGCTGTCCAGCGAGGCCTCGCAGGTGCGTGGCTGGGCCTTTCGCATCCCGCTGGAGGATGGCGGCAGCGAGGTCGCCTACCTCAAGCCCGGCGGGCCGCTGGATTGCTCGGACGGACAGGTGCTGCACGACTGGTGCCTGTCGGGCTACGGCATCGCCTGGCGCAGCACCTGGGAGGTTGAGGCTGAGATCGCCGCCGGGCGCTTGGTAGAGGTGCTGGGCGAGTTTGCTGCCCCCCCTAACGGCATCTACGTCGTCTTTCCGCAGCGCAAGCACATGCCGCTGCGGGTGCGGTTGTGGATCGAATACCTCAAACAGCAATACGCGCAGCCTGCGTTCTGGCAGGGGCGGTGA